The Saccharothrix variisporea genome has a segment encoding these proteins:
- a CDS encoding tetratricopeptide repeat protein — MDLGAPHGIRFRFEAGLLRAVLLDVHRKPPLPVSEHLTAEAGARDLLVDEHRDGHVRTVLKQRFDLPAPAEWRLTVAAPGTETGDGVRFALSDHVSLHVSGSSPCTTLDDGVRVALPAGESELHVTVTSAPVYGVADTAVVCRPDQTQAAAVVLSCLPGFAPLLVVEDPDPRLDQRLAHLLHQTGVRRAVLLCDYDGDLLDGLDLVRLSPDDDLTHTAWRALREGDPDVLDAPPGTEVQALHTALHTGRPLRFAASAPMPEPVGSDTDEAVLVEDTGTAHTLVAAQYAHHRRAALVTAPVPDLTEVHRVVAEEQDRVTAAARAIGDAVKGIGFVEALWRYLSAGDHDPFAALEAVVTAQVPAEVVHAVGDRRLTAFTTGLPYSFVRTDDANWTRKPIGHVAADPTLVVLTELYGEGAAREPGAFSLLFDTTAPEPDGRRVGHFTHPLVLSGTDASPEALATLARDLPVELVFFNTHGDDDGIVLGDQPLSTIPDLGHRPIVVNNSRRPWTEVGREFLRAGARGYIGTLWAIPPGLASSFATTVAHRLTAEEVPAAHAVVNTGTPGGIERSYLYLGTVNGRLDEWRDRSTTDGEAALAEADLLGRLARTCPAPLTTVLHREITALRHTAEQRGAADTPSYVDVLLAELALGGDPALADRVDAALHELDLPEEEAAPRRALRHELTGRAHEERGEYDAALADFEKCVERGDACRDRADVLLRMAHLLVRQDRPEDARRAALEACEVFRTRGARARLVEAIGVLGELSGDDHESALRYAAEGHEVAVELQDRRKQAEFKLEECLRHHHLGNLDAAIEAGVAAVELFRAEHDDAAELTVVRELGACHRDLGELETAQHYATVGLALAERRGAPADIAACHDELGRVLTSRGDHAKALDHYRHAVELSVAKGLWTQGAELLPDLAVGAVRANDPGALWTTALCGGLICEVAERSTWATVVPLVVDSMKRAIEVGPRELTERGMTDFAHAVTAGNRDEMPFQVGVLADVVVVLLAWLMDRTDRGIIAFARELDRTTGGVLNLENYIAVPFAQRSRHAAHGWTHTA; from the coding sequence GTGGACCTCGGTGCCCCGCACGGAATCCGGTTCCGCTTCGAGGCGGGGCTGTTGCGCGCCGTCCTGCTCGACGTGCACCGCAAGCCGCCGCTGCCGGTCAGCGAGCACCTCACCGCCGAGGCCGGCGCCCGCGACCTGCTGGTCGACGAGCACCGCGACGGCCACGTCCGCACGGTGCTCAAGCAGCGCTTCGACCTGCCCGCGCCCGCCGAGTGGCGGCTGACCGTGGCCGCCCCCGGCACCGAGACCGGTGACGGCGTCCGGTTCGCGCTCTCCGACCACGTGTCGCTGCACGTCAGCGGCTCCTCGCCGTGCACGACCCTGGACGACGGCGTGCGCGTGGCGCTGCCGGCGGGGGAGTCGGAACTGCACGTCACCGTGACCAGCGCGCCCGTCTACGGGGTCGCGGACACCGCCGTGGTGTGCCGGCCCGACCAGACGCAGGCGGCGGCCGTCGTGCTGTCCTGCCTGCCGGGTTTCGCGCCGCTGCTGGTGGTCGAAGACCCCGACCCGCGCCTGGACCAGCGACTCGCGCACCTGCTCCACCAGACCGGCGTGCGTCGAGCGGTCCTGCTGTGCGACTACGACGGCGACCTGCTCGACGGCCTGGACCTGGTCCGCCTGTCCCCGGACGACGACCTGACCCACACCGCGTGGCGGGCGCTGCGCGAAGGCGACCCCGACGTCCTGGACGCCCCGCCGGGCACCGAGGTCCAAGCGCTGCACACGGCCCTGCACACCGGTCGTCCGCTCCGGTTCGCCGCCTCCGCGCCGATGCCCGAGCCGGTCGGGTCCGACACCGACGAAGCCGTCCTGGTGGAGGACACCGGCACCGCCCACACCCTGGTCGCCGCGCAGTACGCGCACCACCGAAGAGCCGCGCTGGTCACCGCGCCCGTCCCCGACCTGACCGAGGTGCACCGGGTCGTCGCCGAGGAGCAGGACCGGGTCACCGCCGCCGCCCGCGCCATCGGCGACGCCGTCAAGGGCATCGGGTTCGTCGAAGCCCTGTGGCGCTACCTGTCCGCCGGCGACCACGACCCGTTCGCCGCGCTGGAAGCCGTCGTCACCGCGCAGGTCCCGGCGGAGGTGGTGCACGCGGTGGGTGACCGGCGGCTGACCGCGTTCACCACCGGCCTGCCCTACTCGTTCGTCCGCACCGACGACGCCAACTGGACCCGCAAACCCATCGGGCACGTCGCCGCCGACCCGACCCTGGTCGTCCTGACCGAGCTGTACGGCGAGGGCGCCGCCCGCGAACCCGGCGCGTTCAGCCTGCTCTTCGACACCACCGCACCCGAGCCCGACGGCCGGCGCGTAGGCCACTTCACCCACCCGCTGGTGCTCTCCGGTACCGACGCCTCCCCGGAGGCCCTCGCCACCCTCGCCCGCGACCTGCCCGTCGAACTGGTCTTCTTCAACACCCACGGCGACGACGACGGCATCGTGCTCGGCGACCAGCCCCTGTCCACCATCCCCGACCTCGGCCACCGCCCGATCGTGGTCAACAACTCCCGCCGCCCGTGGACCGAGGTCGGCCGCGAGTTCCTGCGCGCCGGCGCGCGCGGCTACATCGGCACGCTGTGGGCGATCCCGCCCGGCCTGGCGTCGAGCTTCGCGACGACCGTCGCGCACCGCCTGACCGCCGAGGAGGTGCCCGCCGCCCACGCCGTGGTCAACACCGGCACGCCCGGCGGCATCGAGCGGTCCTACCTGTACCTGGGCACGGTCAACGGCCGCCTGGACGAGTGGCGCGACCGGTCCACCACCGACGGCGAGGCCGCCCTGGCCGAAGCCGACCTCCTCGGCCGCCTCGCCCGCACCTGCCCCGCACCGCTGACCACCGTGCTGCACCGCGAGATCACCGCGCTGCGCCACACCGCCGAACAGCGCGGAGCCGCCGACACACCGTCCTATGTGGACGTCCTACTGGCCGAACTGGCACTGGGCGGCGACCCGGCCCTGGCCGACCGCGTCGACGCGGCGCTGCACGAACTGGACCTGCCCGAGGAGGAGGCCGCACCCCGCCGCGCACTGCGCCACGAGCTGACCGGCCGCGCCCACGAGGAACGCGGGGAATACGACGCCGCGCTCGCGGACTTCGAGAAGTGTGTGGAGCGGGGCGACGCGTGCCGGGACCGGGCGGACGTGTTGCTGCGCATGGCGCACCTGCTGGTGCGGCAGGACAGACCGGAGGACGCGCGGCGGGCCGCGCTGGAGGCGTGCGAGGTGTTCCGGACCCGGGGCGCCCGCGCGCGGCTGGTGGAGGCGATCGGCGTGCTGGGTGAGCTGAGCGGGGACGACCACGAGAGCGCGCTGCGCTACGCGGCCGAGGGCCACGAGGTGGCCGTGGAACTGCAGGACCGGCGCAAGCAGGCCGAGTTCAAGCTGGAGGAGTGCCTGCGCCACCACCACCTCGGAAACCTCGACGCGGCCATCGAGGCAGGCGTGGCGGCCGTCGAGCTGTTCCGAGCCGAACACGACGACGCCGCCGAACTGACGGTGGTCCGCGAACTCGGCGCTTGCCACCGCGACCTGGGCGAACTGGAGACCGCACAGCACTACGCCACCGTGGGCCTGGCCCTGGCCGAACGCCGAGGAGCCCCCGCCGACATCGCGGCGTGCCACGACGAACTCGGCCGCGTGCTCACATCGCGCGGCGACCACGCCAAGGCCTTGGACCACTACCGGCACGCCGTGGAACTGTCGGTGGCCAAGGGCCTGTGGACCCAGGGCGCCGAACTGCTGCCGGACTTGGCCGTGGGAGCCGTGCGGGCGAACGACCCGGGCGCGTTGTGGACCACCGCCCTGTGCGGCGGCCTGATCTGCGAGGTCGCGGAACGCTCGACGTGGGCCACCGTCGTGCCCCTGGTCGTGGATTCGATGAAGCGCGCCATCGAGGTAGGACCCCGAGAGCTGACCGAACGCGGCATGACCGACTTCGCCCACGCCGTAACCGCCGGCAACCGCGACGAGATGCCGTTCCAGGTCGGAGTGTTGGCAGACGTGGTGGTGGTGTTGTTGGCCTGGCTGATGGACCGGACGGATCGCGGCATCATCGCGTTCGCGCGGGAGCTGGACCGGACGACCGGCGGGGTATTGAACCTGGAGAACTACATCGCGGTGCCTTTCGCCCAACGCTCCCGACACGCAGCCCACGGCTGGACCCACACCGCTTAG
- a CDS encoding GGDEF domain-containing protein has protein sequence MLSVDLLALIAIAATTAWPVPAGAWPVFGVLAGCAALHLHCSRWIERIRRDHSHLPHVDLCSIWMLAGALVLPPSLAVALVVLVYAHRWWVVGRWDASRPPHRNVFTTSMMVLATSAAGAVAGVTGLREHLASGRPSGWLDFVGLVGAGAAQWLVNTALVAIVILLTVRPRSVRDAVGSASDNLLEAGQLAMGVFVALAVAWWPGFALPMVVAAVALHRTVLIHQLELAARTDAKTGLLNAEAWHLQASLELDRTRRQPPGATVGLFMIDVDHFKDINDTHGHQIGDAVLRRIAVALSGAVRRGDAVGRFGGEEFAVLLPGVEPGEAEAIAERIRRQVHQVVADDAEGGRVDGLTVSIGIAVWPSVAEDTVEGLLAAADAALYEAKRQGRDQVQVAGRHRRVRWMPAARSEHPGA, from the coding sequence GTGCTGTCGGTGGATCTGCTGGCGCTGATCGCCATCGCGGCGACCACGGCGTGGCCGGTCCCGGCGGGCGCGTGGCCGGTGTTCGGCGTGCTGGCCGGGTGTGCCGCGCTGCACCTGCACTGCTCGCGCTGGATCGAGCGCATCCGGCGCGACCACAGCCACCTGCCGCACGTCGACCTGTGCAGCATCTGGATGCTGGCCGGCGCCCTGGTGCTGCCGCCCTCGCTCGCGGTCGCGCTGGTCGTGCTCGTGTACGCGCACCGCTGGTGGGTGGTGGGGCGCTGGGACGCGTCCCGGCCACCGCACCGGAACGTGTTCACCACCTCCATGATGGTCCTCGCCACGTCGGCGGCGGGCGCGGTGGCGGGCGTGACGGGCCTGCGCGAGCACCTGGCGTCGGGGCGTCCCTCGGGCTGGCTGGACTTCGTCGGGCTGGTGGGGGCGGGCGCGGCGCAGTGGCTGGTCAACACGGCTCTGGTCGCGATCGTGATCCTGCTGACCGTGCGGCCCCGGTCGGTGCGCGACGCCGTGGGCAGCGCCTCGGACAACCTGCTGGAGGCCGGTCAGCTCGCGATGGGCGTGTTCGTGGCGCTGGCGGTGGCGTGGTGGCCGGGGTTCGCGCTGCCGATGGTCGTGGCCGCCGTCGCCCTGCACCGGACGGTGCTGATCCACCAGCTCGAGCTCGCCGCGCGGACCGACGCCAAGACCGGGCTGCTCAACGCCGAGGCGTGGCACCTGCAAGCGTCGCTGGAACTGGACCGGACCCGCCGGCAGCCGCCGGGCGCGACCGTGGGCCTGTTCATGATCGACGTGGACCACTTCAAGGACATCAACGACACCCACGGTCACCAGATCGGTGACGCCGTGCTGCGCCGCATCGCCGTGGCCCTGTCGGGCGCGGTGCGCCGGGGCGACGCGGTGGGCCGGTTCGGCGGCGAGGAGTTCGCCGTCCTGCTGCCCGGGGTCGAGCCGGGCGAGGCGGAGGCGATCGCCGAACGCATCCGGCGGCAGGTGCACCAGGTCGTGGCCGACGACGCCGAGGGTGGCCGGGTCGACGGGCTGACGGTGAGCATCGGCATCGCCGTGTGGCCGTCGGTCGCGGAGGACACGGTCGAAGGCCTGCTGGCGGCGGCCGACGCGGCGCTGTACGAGGCCAAGCGGCAGGGCCGCGACCAGGTGCAGGTGGCCGGACGGCACCGCCGGGTCCGCTGGATGCCCGCCGCCCGCTCGGAACACCCCGGTGCCTGA
- a CDS encoding MFS transporter, with product MTRPFLLLWFGQSVSLVGSQVTALALPLVAALTLGAGPWEMGLLAACARAPYLVLGLPAGVWVDRLPRRPLLVACALGQAVALAVVPLADVTGVLSVPLLCGVALVAGAFAVFGDIGTLALVPLVVPAERLTRAQGAFETSQSTAQIAGPALAGWLVAVVGAPVALLADALSFLVSAATLAGIRVRDRLDRVGGVLDGVRLVFGQALLRRVTLCTATHVFWVNAFLALLPLHLAREGLSPGRIGVTLAIGAAGGLVGALIAPRLGERVMPVAVAVAGVGAAGVVWHPLVIAVMWFGVQVYHVLQVPVRYRLTPPELHGRVNAAIRTTVWGSAPLGALLGGVLAETAGLAPALVVSGAGAGLACLWLVRG from the coding sequence ATGACTAGGCCGTTCCTGCTGCTGTGGTTCGGGCAGTCGGTCTCGTTGGTGGGGTCGCAGGTCACCGCGCTTGCCCTGCCCCTGGTCGCCGCCCTCACCCTGGGTGCCGGCCCGTGGGAGATGGGGCTGCTCGCCGCTTGCGCCCGTGCGCCCTACTTGGTCCTCGGACTGCCCGCCGGGGTGTGGGTCGATCGTTTGCCTCGCCGTCCGCTGCTGGTCGCCTGCGCGCTCGGGCAGGCCGTTGCACTGGCCGTCGTCCCGCTCGCGGACGTCACTGGCGTCCTGTCCGTGCCGTTGCTGTGCGGGGTGGCGCTCGTGGCTGGGGCGTTTGCGGTGTTCGGGGACATCGGGACGCTTGCCCTGGTCCCGCTCGTCGTGCCGGCCGAGCGTTTGACGCGGGCGCAGGGGGCGTTCGAGACCAGCCAGTCCACCGCGCAGATCGCCGGACCGGCCCTCGCCGGCTGGCTGGTGGCGGTGGTCGGTGCGCCCGTCGCGCTGCTGGCCGACGCCCTCAGTTTTCTGGTCTCCGCGGCGACCTTGGCGGGCATCCGCGTGCGTGACCGGCTCGATCGGGTCGGGGGCGTGCTGGACGGGGTGCGGCTGGTGTTCGGGCAGGCGCTCTTGCGCCGGGTGACGCTGTGCACGGCCACGCACGTGTTCTGGGTGAACGCCTTCCTCGCCCTGCTCCCGCTGCACCTGGCCCGGGAAGGCCTGTCACCAGGGCGGATCGGTGTCACGCTCGCCATCGGGGCGGCGGGAGGGCTGGTCGGTGCGCTGATCGCCCCACGGCTGGGTGAACGGGTGATGCCGGTGGCGGTCGCCGTCGCCGGGGTGGGCGCCGCGGGGGTGGTGTGGCACCCGCTGGTCATCGCCGTGATGTGGTTCGGCGTGCAGGTCTACCACGTGTTGCAGGTCCCGGTTCGCTACCGGCTCACCCCGCCCGAGCTGCACGGTCGGGTGAACGCGGCGATCCGCACCACCGTCTGGGGTTCGGCACCCCTGGGCGCGCTGCTCGGCGGCGTGCTCGCGGAGACCGCGGGACTCGCGCCCGCGCTCGTCGTCAGCGGCGCGGGAGCCGGGCTGGCGTGCCTCTGGCTGGTTCGGGGGTGA
- a CDS encoding MFS transporter: protein MGTGFRAAFAVPEFRVLWCAAALSTVGDQLARVALSVLVFQRTGSAAWTALTYALTMLPAFVSGVLLSGLADRFPRRTVMVAADVLRAALLALMAVPGMPLPLVAALLVVAQLAEPPFAAAQGALLPTVLGDRYEAGQSVHLITHQAGLLLGFAGGGVVVAWLGTSGALLADAVTFAASAVLLRFGLLARPAAGAVSRVGFRLRTGALLVWRDRRLRLLVALGWLALFTVVPEGLAAPFSAEVGVGAEGVGLLLAADPAGMVLGTVLLRFLPTARRVRLLGLLAVATALPLVGYWLEPGLLGAVALLALSGVFSAYQVTAGATFVRLVPDAQRGQALGFARSGLVAAQGVGVAGGGVLATGLGSAGTAIAVAGAVGVVAACAVTALWSGVSASAVPDD from the coding sequence ATGGGGACGGGTTTCCGGGCGGCGTTCGCCGTGCCCGAGTTCCGGGTGTTGTGGTGCGCCGCCGCACTGTCGACAGTCGGCGACCAGCTGGCCCGCGTGGCGCTGTCGGTGCTGGTGTTCCAACGCACCGGCTCAGCCGCGTGGACCGCGCTGACCTACGCGTTGACCATGCTGCCCGCGTTCGTGTCGGGCGTGCTGCTGAGCGGGCTGGCCGACCGGTTCCCGCGCCGGACCGTGATGGTCGCGGCCGACGTGCTGCGCGCGGCACTGCTGGCCCTGATGGCGGTGCCCGGCATGCCGTTGCCGCTGGTCGCCGCCCTGCTGGTGGTGGCACAACTGGCTGAGCCACCGTTCGCGGCCGCGCAGGGGGCGCTGCTGCCGACCGTGTTGGGCGACCGGTACGAGGCCGGGCAGTCGGTGCACCTGATCACCCACCAAGCCGGGCTGCTGCTCGGGTTCGCCGGCGGTGGTGTGGTCGTGGCGTGGCTGGGGACTTCGGGGGCGCTGCTGGCCGACGCCGTCACCTTCGCTGCTTCGGCCGTGCTGTTGCGATTCGGTTTGCTCGCTCGACCGGCGGCCGGGGCGGTGTCGCGCGTGGGTTTCCGGCTGCGGACGGGTGCGCTCTTGGTGTGGCGCGACCGGCGGTTGCGGCTGCTGGTGGCGCTGGGGTGGCTGGCGTTGTTCACCGTCGTGCCCGAGGGGCTGGCCGCGCCGTTCTCGGCCGAGGTCGGCGTGGGGGCGGAGGGCGTCGGGCTGCTGTTGGCGGCGGACCCGGCCGGCATGGTGCTGGGGACCGTGCTGCTGCGGTTCCTGCCGACCGCCCGGAGGGTGCGGCTGCTCGGGCTGTTGGCGGTGGCGACGGCGTTGCCCCTGGTGGGGTACTGGCTCGAACCGGGTCTTCTCGGGGCGGTCGCGTTGCTTGCTCTGAGTGGCGTGTTCAGCGCTTATCAGGTGACGGCCGGGGCCACTTTCGTGCGGCTGGTTCCCGACGCTCAGCGTGGCCAGGCTCTCGGCTTCGCGCGGAGTGGGTTGGTCGCGGCGCAGGGCGTCGGTGTGGCGGGTGGCGGTGTGCTGGCCACGGGTCTGGGGTCCGCTGGGACTGCGATCGCGGTGGCGGGTGCAGTGGGGGTGGTTGCGGCTTGCGCGGTCACGGCGTTGTGGTCGGGTGTGTCCGCGAGTGCCGTTCCGGATGACTAG